A window of Lepidochelys kempii isolate rLepKem1 chromosome 1, rLepKem1.hap2, whole genome shotgun sequence contains these coding sequences:
- the VSTM5 gene encoding V-set and transmembrane domain-containing protein 5, with amino-acid sequence MDIYEQIAWGMQKGYNRDQHSCCMKAKELHQAYQKAREANSQSGTKPQTCCFYKELHDKHRRDPTTTPQTTTDTSKETEPQAPGVNSKDEAEVEEAWLIALLPRAQGGVSLLVPQPNINATVAQNILLSVEYSCKGIVSIEWKHVSSWGTNKIVEWKPGSYTNISKSYKDRVNTYENGSIQLLNVGVRDAGYYVVTITEELGTNIYGTIVLTVYEIIYEDLHFVAVFFAFLTAVSAVLVCCMWFCNKSVHLFQNKRDKFKERTAEEIELQTIEC; translated from the exons atggacatctatgagcagattgcgtGGGGGATGCAGAAGGGGTACAACAGGGACCAGCACTCGTGctgcatgaaagcaaaggaactgcatCAGGCGtatcagaaggccagggaggccaacagtcaaTCTGGTACCAAGCCAcaaacctgctgcttttacaaagagctgcatgacAAACATAGGAGAGACCCCACTACCACCCCACAGACCACCACGGATACCTCCAAGGAGACTGAGCCACAGGCCCCCGGGGTGAACAGCAAGGATGAGGCggaggtagaggaggcctggctGATTGCATTGCTCCCAAGGG CCCAAGGAGGAGTATCTTTACTAGTCCCGCAACCCAACATAAACGCCACTGTGGCACAAAATATTCTCCTCTCTGTTGAATATTCTTGCAAAGGCATAGTCTCCATTGAGTGGAAGCATGTGTCGAGTTGGGGCACCAACAAAATTGTGGAGTGGAAACCGGGGAGTTATACTAACATATCCAAAAGTTACAAGGACCGAGTGAATACTTATGAAAATGGCTCTATACAGCTTCTGAATGTAGGCGTGAGAGATGCTGGCTATTATGTTGTCACCATAACAGAAGAGTTGGGAACCAACATCTACGGCACCATCGTATTAACTGTCTATG AGATTATCTATGAAGATTTACATTTTGTAGCTGTCTTCTTTGCATTTCTCACTGCTGTGTCTGCAGTTTTAGTCTGCTGCATGTGGTTCTGTAATAAATCTGTGCatctattccagaataagagagACAAGTTTAAAG aaaGAACAGCTGAAGAGATTGAACTGCAAACCATTGAGTGTTAG